From Streptomyces sp. NBC_00775, one genomic window encodes:
- a CDS encoding carbohydrate ABC transporter permease, producing MTAATTAPMATTSVRATRRPSGRLRAWATRAPLLPALIFMIAVTQLPFVATLVISFFDWNALYPNARHFTGFGNYSDVLTDADLRHSVWTTILLTVTVVLVSLILGLGLALLLDRKFRGRGIVRTLLIAPFLVVPVAAALLWKHVLYNPEYGLLNGLLHYVGGPQPDWISNTPLLAVEASLVWQWTPFMMLILLAGLQSRSHEQIEAARVDGASDWQVFRHLTLPHLRRYLELGALLGSIYIVQNFDAVFTLTSGGLGTANLPYTVYQSFYQAHENGLASAAGVLVVIGSIIIATFALRVVSSLFREEVSRA from the coding sequence ATGACCGCAGCGACGACAGCCCCGATGGCCACCACATCGGTACGCGCCACCCGCAGGCCCTCCGGCCGACTGCGCGCCTGGGCCACCCGCGCCCCGCTCCTCCCCGCCCTGATCTTCATGATCGCCGTGACCCAGCTCCCCTTCGTGGCCACGCTGGTGATCTCCTTCTTCGACTGGAACGCCCTCTACCCGAACGCCCGCCACTTCACGGGCTTCGGCAACTACTCGGACGTACTCACCGACGCGGACCTGCGCCACTCGGTCTGGACGACGATCCTGCTGACCGTGACCGTGGTCCTGGTCAGCCTGATCCTGGGCCTGGGTCTGGCCCTGCTCCTGGACCGGAAGTTCCGCGGCCGGGGCATCGTCCGCACCCTCCTCATCGCCCCCTTCCTGGTGGTCCCGGTGGCGGCGGCGCTGCTCTGGAAGCATGTGCTCTACAACCCTGAATACGGCCTGCTCAATGGGTTGTTGCACTACGTGGGCGGACCACAGCCCGACTGGATCTCGAACACCCCGCTGCTCGCGGTCGAGGCCTCCCTGGTCTGGCAGTGGACGCCGTTCATGATGCTGATCCTGCTGGCCGGACTGCAGAGCCGCTCCCACGAACAGATCGAGGCGGCCCGGGTGGACGGCGCGAGCGACTGGCAGGTCTTCCGCCATCTGACCCTCCCCCACCTGCGCCGCTACCTGGAACTGGGCGCGCTCCTGGGCTCGATCTACATCGTCCAGAACTTCGACGCGGTCTTCACCCTCACGTCCGGCGGCCTGGGCACGGCGAACCTCCCCTACACCGTCTACCAGAGCTTCTACCAGGCCCACGAGAACGGCCTCGCCTCGGCCGCGGGCGTCCTGGTCGTCATCGGCTCGATCATCATCGCGACCTTCGCGCTCCGCGTCGTGTCGTCCCTGTTCCGCGAGGAGGTGTCCCGCGCATGA